Genomic window (Bosea vaviloviae):
GCTCGTGGAACGCCAGCATCGTCGCCGAGGTGGTGAGCTGGGGCGATACCAAGCTCGAAGCCTATGGGCTCGGCTCGTATATCGCCAAGGCGACCGAGACGGGCGATTTCCCCCGCGTCATCCTTGGCATCGCCGTGATGTCGCTCTTCGTCACCCTGTTCAACCGCACGCTCTGGCGCCCGCTCTACGTCTTCGCGGAACGCCGCCTGCGCCTCGACTGACCCCTTCCGCTGGAGGATCGCACCATGGACGCCACCGTCATCACCCGGACGCCCCAGACTGGCGGGATCGTGCCGCTCGTCAGCGCTGCCCAAATCTGCCAGACCTACGACAAGGGCGCATCGGGCTCGCTCATCGTGCTCGACAAGGTCGATGTCGAGCTCAGGCCCGCCGAGATCGTCGGCCTGCTCGGCCGCTCCGGGTCGGGCAAGTCGACCCTTCTTCGCGCCATCGCCGGCCTGATCCGGCCAAGCAGCGGCATCGTCACCTTTCAGGGCAAGCCGGTGACCGGACCGACCTCGGGTGTCGCCGTGGTCTTCCAGAGCTTTGCGCTGTTCCCCTGGCTGACCGTGCTGGAGAATGTCGAGCTCGGGCTGGAGGCGCAGGGCGTGGTCCCGGCCGAGCGGCGCAAGCGTGCGCTCGCGGCAATCGACCTGATCGGCCTCGACGGCTTCGAGAGCGCCTATCCGAAGGAGCTTTCAGGCGGCATGCGCCAACGCGTCGGCCTAGCGCGTGCGCTCGTCGTCCATCCCAAGGTGCTGCTGATGGACGAGCCGTTCTCGGCGCTCGACGTGCTCACGGCGGAGACCCTGCGCACCGACCTGCTCGACCTCTGGTGCGAAGGGCGGATGCCGATCGAGGCCATCCTGATGGTGACCCACAACATCGAGGAGGCGGTGCTGATGTGCGACCGCATTCTGATCTTCGGCTCGAATCCCG
Coding sequences:
- a CDS encoding AAA-associated domain-containing protein, translating into MDATVITRTPQTGGIVPLVSAAQICQTYDKGASGSLIVLDKVDVELRPAEIVGLLGRSGSGKSTLLRAIAGLIRPSSGIVTFQGKPVTGPTSGVAVVFQSFALFPWLTVLENVELGLEAQGVVPAERRKRALAAIDLIGLDGFESAYPKELSGGMRQRVGLARALVVHPKVLLMDEPFSALDVLTAETLRTDLLDLWCEGRMPIEAILMVTHNIEEAVLMCDRILIFGSNPGRVIAEIKVDMPQPRNRLDPTFRMLVEDIYARMTARSGAPVREGLFPGTGISMSLPRVSTNLMAGMIEAIAADPYKGEADLPPLAAELHLEIDDLFPVAETLQLLRFADLEGGDIKLTAPGLRFADSDVDERKRLFSQHLAIYVPLAAHIRRVLDERPSHRAPARRFRDELEDHMSEDYAATTLKAVTNWARYAEYFAYDEQADLFTLDDPN